From the genome of Ananas comosus cultivar F153 linkage group 18, ASM154086v1, whole genome shotgun sequence, one region includes:
- the LOC109723642 gene encoding uncharacterized protein LOC109723642, protein MSTETAAAAGVGFGGAAAIPSAAPALYARDAMIGWFRGEFAAANAIIDALCGHLAEIGGGGGGASGYEAVFAAIHRRRANWIPVLHMQRYFSVAEIAEELRRVAASPDAAPAAAAEEEAEMKGSPKEEVEVVEGEEEERDGGVNGVRVSVTDEAEEEDSSGDSSDRKGFEEENGAEEGSQEHTSSEYVQICSNHDDCLARPDRMKILKGFVAKESVKGHMVNVVKGLKVYQDIFMDSELLRLAEYINELRLAGRRGELSGETFIFFNKQMKGNKREIIQLGVPLFQPTNEEATSNIEPVPLVLQAVIDHLVQWRLIPESRKPNCCIINFFDEDEHSQPYFKPPHLDNPISMLLLSETRLTFGRALVSDHNGNYKGPLTLSLKEGSLLVMRGNSADTARHVVCPSSNRRVSITFVKVRSASNHQHDSSTISSPTKAVTLWQPEDAPSGTVIGYGPHALIPSSMGFTLQSPYMMLAPARPMIMSPNKRMVRGGTGVFLPWGVGPKKYAKHLPPRIQKRRFASLPPPLEARG, encoded by the exons ATGTCGAcggagacggcggcggcggcgggagtaGGATTCGGTGGCGCCGCCGCGATCCcctcggcggcgccggcgcTCTACGCGCGGGACGCGATGATCGGGTGGTTCCGCGGCGAGTTCGCGGCCGCGAACGCCATCATCGACGCGCTCTGCGGCCACCTCGCCgagatcggcggcggcggcggcggagcgtcCGGGTACGAGGCGGTGTTCGCGGCGATCCACCGGAGGCGGGCGAACTGGATCCCCGTGCTCCACATGCAGAGGTACTTCTCCGTCGCCGAGATCGCGGAGGAGCTCCGCCGCGTCGCCGCCTCCCCCGACGCCGCgccggctgcggcggcggaggaggaggcggagatgAAGGGCTCTCcgaaggaggaggtggaggtggtggagggggaagaggaggagcgTGACGGAGGGGTTAACGGCGTTAGGGTTTCAGTAACGGACGAAGCGGAGGAGGAAGATTCCTCGGGAGATTCTTCGGATCGGAAGGGGTTCGAAGAAGAAAATGGAGCTGAGGaag GATCTCAAGAGCATACCTCGTCGGAATATGTTCAAATATGCTCCAACCACGATGATTGTCTGGCACGACCTGACAGGATGAAGATCTTGAAGGGTTTTGTAGCAAAGGAGTCGGTGAAAGGGCATATG GTGAATGTTGTGAAGGGTTTGAAGGTTTATCAGGACATCTTTATGGATTCAGAGCTTTTGCGACTTGCTGAGTACATCAATGAGCTCCGTCTTGCTGGTCGGAGGGGAGAGCTCTCAG GTGAAACCTTCATTTTTTTCAACAAGCAGATGAAGGGAAACAAGAGAGAGATCATTCAGCTCGGTGTTCCATTGTTTCAACCAACTAATGAGGAGGCAACAA GTAATATCGAACCAGTTCCCCTTGTTCTACAGGCTGTCATCGATCACCTTGTTCAGTGGCGTTTGATCCCGGAAAGTAGAAAACCAAATTGCTGCATCATCAACTTCTTTGACGAG GATGAGCATTCACAACCATATTTCAAGCCTCCACACCTGGACAATCCCATATCTATGCTTCTCCTTTCTGAAACTAGGCTAACTTTCGGTCGGGCACTTGTCAGTGATCACAATGGGAACTATAAAGGACCCCTAACACTTTCGCTCAAGGAAGG GTCACTGCTAGTAATGCGTGGGAACAGCGCTGACACGGCGAGGCATGTTGTTTGCCCATCCTCAAATAGGAGAGTGAGCATCACATTCGTGAAGGTCAGATCCGCAAGTAACCACCAACACGATTCATCTACAATCTCTTCTCCGACCAAAGCCGTCACGCTGTGGCAACCGGAAGATGCCCCAAGTGGTACCGTAATCGGCTACGGTCCCCATGCtttgatcccatcctcaatggGGTTTACTCTTCAATCCCCTTATATGATGTTAGCACCTGCGAGGCCGATGATAATGAGCCCTAACAAAAGAATGGTGCGTGGCGGGACCGGCGTGTTCTTACCGTGGGGGGTTGGGCCCAAGAAGTACGCTAAGCATCTTCCCCCGCGCATTCAAAAGAGGAGGTTTGCGTCATTACCACCTCCACTCGAAGCGCGAGGCTAA